Proteins from a genomic interval of Medicago truncatula cultivar Jemalong A17 chromosome 3, MtrunA17r5.0-ANR, whole genome shotgun sequence:
- the LOC11406677 gene encoding phosphoinositide phospholipase C 6 translates to MKKKFIKLLSFLTNKGKVNKEEPPLDLKEAFSKFANGENHMSKEQLLRFMVEYQGEQNCTLLDLEPIIEKVLKMESSNTETSSIAGLNLDDFLDFLLLDDFNGPLKDEVHHDMKAPLSHYFMYTGHNSYLTGNQFTSESSDKPIIEALKQGVRVIELDLWPSSTKDGGIKVVHGKTLTTPVALTKCLEAIKEYAFVKSDFPVILTLEDHLTPKLQDNFAKMANQIFGEMLYCPTTDCITEFPSPASLKNMVLISTKPPKEFPQTDCANNHVSNGSESSEDETWGQEQQDSMAIQKNEDMKVNGEEMEDISTSYYKSNQQGAREYRHLITIHGGKSEGTMKDRLKVDGGKVKRLSLSEKKLKSASESHGAELIRFTQKNILRIYPKGERVQSTNFRPHLGWMYGAQMVAFNMQGHGKSLRLMQGMFKANGGCGYVKKPEFLIQEIVHNEAFDPKRRLPVKQILKVKVYKGVGWRSDFSPTHFDRFSPPDFYTKVCIAGVGADSVKMKTSVKMDNWYPVWDEEFEFQLTVPELALLRIEVKDKDKGSDDFAGQTCLPVSELRHGFRSVALCDRKGKKYNSVKLLLGFHLETLNIL, encoded by the exons ATGAAAAAAAAGTTCATCAAGTTGTTAAGTTTTTTGACCAACAAGGGTAAAGTGAATAAGGAAGAACCACCTTTAGATCTTAAGGAAGCTTTTTCCAAGTTTGCAAATGGTGAGAATCACATGTCAAAGGAACAACTACTTAGATTCATGGTGGAGTATCAAGGAGAACAAAATTGCACCTTATTGGATTTGGAGCCAATCATtgaaaaggttttgaaaatggaaagTTCTAACACTGAAACTAGCAGTATTGCAGGACTCAATTTGGATGacttcttagattttctgctTCTAGATGATTTCAATGGTCCTTTAAAAGATGAG GTACATCATGATATGAAAGCTCCTTTGTCACATTATTTCATGTATACAGGACACAATTCCTACCTTACTGGAAATCAATTTACCAGTGAGAGCAGTGATAAACCAATTATAGAGGCATTGAAACAAGGTGTACGAGTAATTGAACTTGATTTATGGCCATCTTCAACTAAAGATGGTGGCATTAAAGTAGTTCATGGAAA GACTCTCACCACTCCAGTTGCACTAACCAAATGTTTGGAAGCCATAAAAGAATATGCTTTTGTCAAATCTGATTTTCCAGTGATTCTAACTTTAGAAGATCACCTAACACCAAAGCTTCAGGATAACTTTGCAAAA ATGGCAAATCAAATATTTGGAGAAATGCTTTATTGTCCTACGACAGATTGTATAACAGAATTTCCCTCACCAGCATCACTAAAAAATATGGTACTTATATCAACTAAACCACCAAAGGAGTTTCCTCAAACTGATTGTGCTAACAATCATGTGTCAAACGGAAGTGAATCGTCTGAAGATGAAACATGGGGACAGGAACAACAAGATTCTATGGCTATACAGAAAAATGAGGACATG AAAGTAAATGGTGAAGAGATGGAAGATATTAGTACAAGTTATTACAAATCAAACCAGCAAGGTGCGCGCGAATACAGACATTTGATTACAATCCATGGTGGAAAATCAGAAGGTACTATGAAGGATAGACTAAAAGTTGATGGCGGTAAAGTTAAAAGGCTAAGTTTGAGTGAGAAGAAACTCAAATCTGCTTCTGAGTCTCATGGAGCCGAGCTAATTAG GTTCACGCAAAAAAATATCCTTAGAATTTATCCTAAAGGAGAACGTGTTCAATCCACAAATTTTAGGCCACATTTAGGGTGGATGTATGGAGCTCAGATGGTTGCATTCAATATGCAG GGGCATGGCAAATCACTCCGGTTGATGCAAGGGATGTTCAAAGCGAATGGAGGGTGTGGTTATGTGAAAAAACCTGAATTTCTAATTCAAGAAATTGTACATAATGAGGCTTTTGATCCTAAAAGAAGGTTGCCAGTGAAGCAGATATTAAAA GTCAAAGTATACAAAGGAGTTGGCTGGAGGTCAGATTTCAGTCCAACGCACTTCGATCGATTCTCTCCACCAGATTTTTACACAAAG GTTTGTATTGCTGGAGTGGGAGCTGATAGTGTGAAGATGAAAACAAGTGTAAAGATGGACAATTGGTATCCTGTTTGGGACGAAGAGTTCGAATTCCAATTGACTGTTCCAGAGCTTGCATTGCTCCGGATCGAAGTGAAAGATAAAGATAAGGGATCAGACGATTTTGCTGGACAAACTTGTTTGCCTGTATCAGAGCTAAGACATGGATTTCGGTCTGTTGCTTTGTGTGACAGAAAGGGAAAGAAATATAACTCTGTCAAGCTTTTACTTGGATTCCACCTTGAAACTTTAAATATATTGTAG